One region of Ornithinibacter aureus genomic DNA includes:
- a CDS encoding nitronate monooxygenase: MVSTLTDTTELPIADAAVATGPQRRHPAIIQGGMGVAVSGWRLARAVSRAGQLGVISGTAMDAVIARRLQDGDPGGHYRRALEHFPSPAMAQRVLDKYFIEGGRAEDASYKPLPKLTIDTSVAAQELALVGNFAEVWLAKEGHDGVVGTNCLEKIQMANPTAILGAMLAGVDYVLMGAGIPREIPQLIRALAAGQVGRIPVDVSGGTEHHYVEADPVALLGDDLPPLTRPNFLAIISLDQLASYLHRDPEIRPDGFIVERPPAGGHSAPPRGKMQLDEHGAPIYGARDEADLTKMAAIGLPFWMAGAYGTSERVAAAVAAGAQGVQVGTVFALSSDSGLTDEARALLLGRLREGELVVRNDPRASPTGFPFKVISVDGTVSQQEVYDARPRLCDLSYLRQAYQREDGSIGYRCAAEPVHMFVKKGGSVEDTVGRKCLCNGLVATIGMAQHRKDGYVEDRIMTLGEDLDGPRDLIARHPQGWSATQALAYLQEGLPSSS, encoded by the coding sequence ATGGTCTCGACCCTGACCGACACCACCGAGCTGCCGATTGCCGACGCGGCCGTCGCGACAGGTCCGCAGCGACGCCACCCGGCGATCATCCAGGGCGGGATGGGGGTCGCGGTCTCGGGGTGGCGGCTGGCACGGGCCGTCTCGCGCGCCGGTCAGCTCGGGGTCATCTCGGGGACGGCGATGGATGCCGTGATCGCCCGCCGCCTCCAGGACGGCGACCCGGGTGGGCACTACCGGCGAGCCCTCGAGCACTTCCCCAGCCCGGCGATGGCGCAGCGGGTGCTCGACAAGTACTTCATCGAGGGCGGCCGTGCGGAGGATGCCTCGTACAAGCCGCTGCCGAAGCTGACGATCGACACCTCGGTCGCCGCCCAGGAGCTGGCGCTCGTCGGCAACTTCGCCGAGGTGTGGCTCGCGAAGGAGGGTCACGACGGCGTCGTCGGCACGAACTGCCTCGAGAAGATCCAGATGGCCAACCCGACGGCCATCCTCGGGGCCATGCTCGCCGGCGTCGACTACGTCCTCATGGGCGCGGGCATCCCCCGCGAGATCCCCCAGCTCATCCGGGCACTCGCCGCGGGGCAGGTCGGCCGCATCCCCGTCGACGTCTCGGGCGGCACCGAGCACCACTACGTCGAGGCCGACCCCGTCGCGCTGCTCGGCGACGACCTGCCCCCGCTCACCCGCCCGAACTTCCTCGCGATCATCTCGCTGGACCAGCTGGCGTCGTACCTGCACCGCGACCCCGAGATCCGCCCCGACGGCTTCATCGTCGAGCGCCCACCGGCGGGCGGCCACTCCGCACCGCCGCGCGGGAAGATGCAGCTCGACGAGCACGGCGCGCCCATCTACGGGGCTCGCGACGAGGCCGACCTCACCAAGATGGCCGCGATCGGCCTGCCGTTCTGGATGGCCGGTGCCTACGGCACGTCCGAGCGGGTGGCCGCCGCGGTGGCCGCCGGGGCCCAGGGCGTGCAGGTCGGCACCGTCTTCGCCCTGTCGTCGGACTCGGGGCTGACCGACGAGGCCCGGGCCCTGCTGCTGGGGCGGCTGCGAGAGGGTGAGCTGGTCGTGCGCAACGACCCGCGGGCCAGCCCGACCGGGTTCCCCTTCAAGGTGATCTCCGTCGACGGCACCGTCAGCCAGCAGGAGGTCTACGACGCGCGTCCGCGGCTGTGCGACCTGTCGTACCTGCGCCAGGCCTACCAGCGCGAGGACGGCAGCATCGGCTACCGCTGCGCCGCAGAGCCGGTGCACATGTTCGTCAAGAAGGGCGGGTCGGTCGAGGACACCGTCGGGCGAAAGTGCCTGTGCAACGGCCTCGTCGCGACGATCGGCATGGCGCAGCACCGCAAGGACGGGTACGTCGAGGACCGGATCATGACCCTGGGCGAGGACCTCGACGGTCCGCGCGACCTGATCGCACGGCATCCGCAGGGGTGGAGCGCCACCCAGGCGCTCGCCTACCTCCAGGAGGGCCTGCCCAGCAGCAGCTGA
- a CDS encoding M14 family zinc carboxypeptidase, translating to MLSDNLAAPASVSRDPHPVYAIRIGKGCDGSKTGVLAYAQEHAREWVPPLVTIETAERLLRNYATHGPTKQLVNNLDIWIVPSVPRWWPFVLRLRQPAQEHDAPL from the coding sequence ATGCTGTCCGACAACCTGGCGGCACCGGCATCCGTCTCCCGCGACCCGCACCCGGTCTACGCCATCCGCATCGGCAAGGGCTGTGACGGGTCCAAGACCGGTGTCCTGGCGTACGCCCAGGAGCACGCCCGCGAGTGGGTGCCGCCGCTGGTCACGATCGAGACGGCCGAGCGGTTGCTGCGCAACTACGCGACGCACGGCCCGACCAAGCAACTGGTGAACAACCTCGACATCTGGATCGTGCCGTCGGTCCCCCGATGGTGGCCATTCGTTCTACGACTTCGCCAGCCAGCGCAAGAACATGACGCGCCACTGTGA
- a CDS encoding NAD(P)-dependent alcohol dehydrogenase, producing MRAIVQDQYGTSDQLALTEVPDPTPGPGEVLIRVAAAGVDRGTWHVMTGLPLLARLGLGLRRPKDRIPGRDVAGTIIALGDGVTEHAIGDAVYGTARGSFAELAVLPLTRLAPCPSSITVEEAAAVPVSGLTALQALRKAGVGRGDRVLVVGASGGVGTFAVQLAVDLGATVTGVSGPAKAELVRSLGAARVIDHTTTSLRDLEEQFDAILDIGGHRSVAELRSLLTERGTLVIVGSEGGGRWLGGLERSVGAALLSPFVRQNLVMFVSSENAADLLALNDVIDRGALRPVVERAFPLEQAAAAVDHVAAGATRGKIIVLGAAS from the coding sequence ATGCGAGCCATCGTGCAGGACCAGTACGGCACCAGCGACCAGCTGGCCCTCACCGAGGTGCCCGACCCGACCCCCGGCCCCGGCGAGGTGCTCATCCGGGTCGCGGCGGCCGGCGTCGACCGCGGCACGTGGCACGTCATGACCGGCCTGCCCCTGCTGGCTCGGCTCGGCCTGGGTCTGCGCCGCCCGAAGGACAGGATCCCCGGGCGCGACGTGGCCGGCACGATCATCGCGCTGGGCGACGGCGTCACCGAGCACGCCATCGGGGATGCCGTGTACGGCACCGCCCGCGGGTCGTTCGCCGAGCTCGCGGTGCTGCCGCTCACCCGCCTCGCACCCTGCCCGTCGTCCATCACCGTGGAGGAGGCCGCGGCCGTCCCCGTCTCGGGTCTCACCGCCCTCCAGGCGCTGCGCAAGGCCGGCGTCGGCCGCGGTGATCGGGTGCTCGTCGTCGGCGCCTCGGGAGGGGTGGGCACGTTCGCCGTCCAGCTCGCCGTCGACCTCGGCGCCACCGTCACCGGTGTCAGCGGGCCGGCCAAGGCCGAGCTCGTGCGCTCGCTCGGCGCCGCACGGGTCATCGACCACACCACCACCTCGCTGCGCGACCTCGAAGAGCAGTTCGACGCGATCCTCGACATCGGCGGGCACCGGTCGGTCGCCGAGTTGCGCAGCCTGCTCACCGAGCGGGGAACGCTCGTGATCGTCGGCAGCGAGGGTGGCGGACGCTGGCTCGGCGGGCTCGAGCGGTCCGTCGGTGCGGCGCTGCTCTCACCGTTCGTCAGGCAGAACCTCGTCATGTTCGTCTCGTCGGAGAACGCCGCAGACCTGCTCGCCCTGAACGACGTCATCGATCGGGGGGCCCTGCGCCCCGTCGTCGAACGGGCCTTCCCCCTGGAGCAGGCGGCGGCTGCCGTGGACCATGTCGCTGCGGGCGCCACGCGCGGAAAGATCATCGTCCTGGGGGCCGCCTCATAG
- a CDS encoding DUF429 domain-containing protein gives MPSAHPENPRTRSALSRERVIAQAVALADEKGLAALSMRALAGRLGVEAMSLYHHVAGKEALLDAMLDVVFAEMHLPVIGGDWRAELRARSVSGRTVLLRHRWAVGMMDSPRNPGQESIRHHDAVLGCLAAGGFSLEAAGTASALLDSHLYGFMAQEVSLPFTTVDELAEIGATLIGPEVQAAFPHFTRYAQERAIQPGYAFGNEFEPSLDLVLGALEVLRANPDAAATAAAAAATSASTPVATPVGPDPIEVTVPVLGVDACPFGWVGALLVPGAPRPRVILGETIGQLVEMVRADVDILVVGIDIPIGLPDSTPRQADALARTELTGRASTVFTTLTRSAYLADTRVEADAVNRRLSGQGVGAQAFGLKAKILEVDAWLRIRPTIEVIEVHPEVSFAAMARAPLPPKRSEEGRAQRLATLAASGIARPSVLKGSGYAPDDVLDACAVAWSAHRRATGDARRLPDPPEVFSDGIRAAIHV, from the coding sequence TTGCCGTCCGCCCATCCCGAGAATCCGCGCACCCGCAGCGCGCTCAGCCGTGAGCGCGTCATCGCGCAGGCTGTCGCCCTCGCGGACGAGAAGGGCCTGGCCGCCCTCTCGATGCGTGCCCTGGCCGGTCGCCTCGGCGTCGAGGCCATGTCGCTGTACCACCACGTCGCGGGCAAGGAGGCGCTCCTCGACGCCATGCTCGACGTCGTGTTCGCCGAGATGCACCTGCCGGTGATCGGCGGCGACTGGCGAGCCGAGCTGCGCGCCCGCTCGGTCTCGGGCCGCACGGTCCTGCTGCGTCACCGGTGGGCGGTCGGGATGATGGATTCGCCGCGCAACCCGGGGCAGGAGAGCATCCGCCACCACGACGCCGTCCTGGGCTGCCTTGCTGCCGGGGGGTTCTCGCTCGAGGCCGCCGGCACGGCCTCCGCCCTGCTCGACTCCCATCTCTACGGCTTCATGGCGCAGGAGGTGAGCCTGCCGTTCACCACCGTCGACGAACTCGCCGAGATCGGGGCCACCCTCATCGGGCCCGAGGTGCAGGCCGCCTTCCCGCACTTCACCCGCTACGCGCAGGAGCGCGCCATCCAGCCGGGTTACGCGTTCGGCAACGAGTTCGAGCCCAGCCTCGACCTCGTGCTCGGGGCACTCGAGGTCCTGCGCGCGAACCCGGACGCGGCAGCCACGGCGGCCGCGGCTGCCGCGACGTCGGCCTCCACGCCGGTCGCCACCCCAGTCGGCCCCGACCCGATCGAGGTCACCGTGCCGGTCCTCGGGGTGGACGCCTGCCCGTTCGGCTGGGTCGGTGCCCTCCTCGTGCCCGGCGCGCCCCGACCCAGGGTCATCCTGGGGGAGACCATCGGTCAGCTCGTGGAGATGGTGCGAGCTGACGTCGACATCCTCGTCGTGGGCATCGACATCCCCATCGGGCTCCCCGACAGCACGCCTCGCCAGGCCGACGCCCTGGCCCGCACGGAACTGACCGGACGGGCGAGCACGGTCTTCACCACGCTCACCAGGTCGGCCTACCTCGCCGACACGCGCGTCGAGGCGGATGCCGTGAACCGTCGCCTCAGCGGTCAGGGCGTCGGGGCCCAGGCCTTCGGGCTGAAGGCGAAGATCCTCGAGGTCGACGCGTGGCTGCGCATCCGACCGACCATCGAGGTCATCGAGGTGCACCCCGAGGTGTCGTTCGCCGCGATGGCCAGGGCGCCGCTGCCGCCCAAGCGCTCCGAGGAGGGCCGGGCACAGCGGTTGGCGACGCTCGCGGCATCCGGCATCGCGAGACCGTCGGTGCTCAAGGGCTCCGGGTACGCCCCCGACGACGTGCTGGACGCGTGCGCCGTGGCGTGGAGCGCGCACCGGCGGGCCACCGGCGACGCGCGCAGGTTGCCGGACCCGCCCGAGGTGTTCTCGGACGGCATCCGCGCCGCCATCCACGTCTGA
- a CDS encoding VOC family protein, whose product MTARVAHTTVDCRDAFALSQWWKGVLDYVDVEGDPNLPGHEECMIVSPDGAHRLLFIEVPEDKTVKNRLHLDLEPVEGSRDDELARLLSHGAVEVADHRGQYGPGTGWVVLADPEGNEFCILRTLAEREGAAGADGLVEGS is encoded by the coding sequence ATGACCGCACGGGTTGCCCACACGACCGTCGACTGCCGCGACGCCTTCGCGCTCTCCCAGTGGTGGAAGGGGGTCCTCGACTACGTCGACGTCGAGGGTGACCCGAACCTTCCCGGCCACGAGGAGTGCATGATCGTCAGCCCGGACGGCGCGCACCGCCTGCTGTTCATCGAGGTGCCCGAGGACAAGACCGTGAAGAACCGGCTGCACCTGGACCTCGAACCGGTCGAGGGCTCCCGCGACGACGAGCTCGCCCGCCTGCTCTCGCACGGCGCCGTCGAGGTCGCCGACCACCGCGGGCAGTACGGCCCCGGCACCGGCTGGGTGGTGCTCGCCGACCCGGAGGGCAACGAGTTCTGCATCCTGCGCACCCTCGCCGAGCGTGAGGGCGCCGCCGGGGCCGACGGGCTCGTCGAGGGCTCCTGA
- a CDS encoding SDR family NAD(P)-dependent oxidoreductase — protein MRWTPDQMPDLTGRRAVVTGANSGIGLVEARELARHGADVVLAVRSTDAGEAAAERIRATGAAGRVSVERLDLASQESVREFAARLEGPLDLLVNNAGVTVRLPRATRHPAMTRRRPTAARSWPTCCSPSSSSGGRRHPARP, from the coding sequence ATGCGTTGGACCCCTGACCAGATGCCCGACCTCACCGGCCGTCGCGCCGTCGTGACCGGTGCGAACTCCGGCATCGGTCTGGTCGAGGCCCGTGAGCTGGCCCGGCACGGCGCCGACGTCGTGCTCGCCGTGCGCAGCACGGATGCCGGTGAGGCCGCCGCTGAGCGCATTCGGGCCACCGGCGCCGCAGGCCGGGTCAGCGTGGAGCGCCTCGACCTGGCGTCGCAGGAATCGGTGCGGGAGTTCGCCGCTCGTCTCGAGGGGCCGCTCGACCTGCTCGTCAACAACGCCGGGGTGACGGTGCGGTTGCCGAGGGCAACCCGGCATCCGGCTATGACCCGCAGACGTCCTACGGCCGCTCGAAGCTGGCCAACCTGCTGTTCGCCCTCGAGCTCCAGCGGCGGGCGACGGCATCCGGCTCGTCCCTGA
- a CDS encoding glycerol-3-phosphate dehydrogenase/oxidase produces MSLRRTAISRMKNGHVDVLVVGAGINGAVSAAALAGRGATVALIDRADFGGFTSQESSNLVWGGFKYLENYELPLVFGLCKSRNRLMKAYPDNVKEISFLATLGNTAPFKPWFAALGATAYWGIGQFGTKPPKLYSAEKLEAVEPVIDTTSARGAVQYQDCYLVDNDSRFVFSFVRSAIEAGAAVANYVELVSARREGDRWVCQLRDTDSGEEFTTTARVVVNAAGPFVDELNTAWGLTTDHRIVYSKGIHLIVPRLTTTRHNRVLAFFDDTQRLFYIIPMGRRSVIGTTDTRVDDPHTQVTDEDRDFLLAQINARLDLPEPLTHDDIIAERSGVRPLVVRRGGSDQTNVDWTSLSRKHEIERDDARGVVTIFGGKLTDCLNVGEEVAEHVESLGIPLEKDLRNWYGEPAAATRKEFYRQARLMRLDSLRTKPDTEPLTDRLWRRYGRRAFDLLEMIRADPTMGEDVMGSADYLRAELHTAAEHEMVVTLDDFMRRRSKIDLVVRDRDILGSPGLAEVAGILFGDAADARLADYVASKTAHA; encoded by the coding sequence ATGTCACTGCGCCGCACCGCCATCAGCAGGATGAAGAACGGCCACGTCGACGTCCTCGTCGTCGGTGCCGGCATCAACGGGGCGGTATCCGCGGCGGCCCTGGCCGGTCGCGGCGCCACGGTGGCCCTGATCGACCGGGCCGACTTCGGCGGATTCACCAGCCAGGAGTCGAGCAACCTCGTGTGGGGTGGCTTCAAGTACCTCGAGAACTACGAGCTGCCCCTGGTGTTCGGGTTGTGCAAGTCGCGCAACCGGCTGATGAAGGCCTACCCGGACAACGTCAAGGAGATCTCCTTCCTGGCCACCCTGGGCAACACGGCCCCCTTCAAGCCGTGGTTCGCCGCCCTCGGCGCAACCGCCTACTGGGGCATCGGCCAGTTCGGCACGAAGCCGCCGAAGCTCTACAGCGCCGAGAAGCTCGAGGCCGTCGAGCCGGTCATCGACACCACCAGCGCCCGCGGCGCCGTGCAGTACCAGGACTGCTACCTCGTCGACAACGACTCCCGGTTCGTCTTCTCCTTCGTCCGCTCGGCCATCGAGGCAGGCGCGGCCGTCGCCAACTACGTCGAGCTGGTGAGCGCCCGGCGCGAGGGCGACCGCTGGGTCTGCCAGTTGCGCGACACCGACTCGGGCGAGGAGTTCACGACGACCGCGCGGGTCGTCGTCAACGCGGCCGGCCCGTTCGTCGACGAGCTCAACACGGCCTGGGGGCTCACGACGGATCACCGCATCGTGTACTCCAAGGGCATCCACCTCATCGTCCCCCGCCTCACGACCACGCGGCACAACCGGGTGCTCGCGTTCTTCGACGACACCCAGCGGCTCTTCTACATCATCCCCATGGGCCGGCGTTCGGTGATCGGCACGACCGACACCCGCGTCGACGACCCCCACACCCAGGTCACCGACGAGGACCGCGACTTCCTCCTCGCCCAGATCAACGCGCGCCTCGACCTCCCCGAGCCGCTGACCCACGACGACATCATCGCCGAGCGCTCCGGCGTGCGCCCGCTCGTGGTTCGTCGCGGCGGCAGCGACCAGACCAACGTCGACTGGACGTCACTGTCGCGCAAGCACGAGATCGAGCGCGACGACGCCCGCGGCGTCGTGACCATCTTCGGCGGCAAGCTCACCGACTGCCTCAACGTCGGTGAGGAGGTCGCCGAGCACGTCGAGAGCCTCGGCATCCCCCTCGAGAAGGACCTGCGCAACTGGTACGGCGAACCGGCCGCCGCGACCCGCAAGGAGTTCTACCGGCAGGCGCGGCTCATGCGCCTGGACTCGCTGCGTACCAAGCCCGACACCGAGCCGCTCACCGACCGGCTCTGGCGCCGCTACGGCCGCCGTGCCTTCGACCTGCTCGAGATGATCCGTGCCGACCCGACGATGGGTGAGGACGTCATGGGCTCCGCCGACTACCTGCGCGCCGAGCTCCACACGGCGGCCGAGCACGAGATGGTCGTGACCCTCGACGACTTCATGCGTCGCCGCAGCAAGATCGACCTCGTCGTGCGCGACCGCGACATCCTCGGCTCCCCCGGGCTCGCCGAGGTCGCTGGCATTCTCTTCGGGGATGCCGCGGACGCTCGCCTCGCCGACTACGTCGCCTCCAAGACCGCTCACGCCTGA
- a CDS encoding Pr6Pr family membrane protein, with protein MTTTSSAHTPSGSPQESPWPISGAARRAFAANAAIAWLGVVLTVILSGVGAYTFQEVEPGLYGEHPDGLAGVVSRLGDTASYFTIWSNVVVAVTMTLLARQPLRATPLLRVLRLDSILMITITAIVYAVLLAPSTEVVGWSRLTDPVLHQITPAVTVIVWVVFGPRGWINRRTLLPALIVPIVWVAWILLRGSVIDAYPYDFVNISVYGVGPVAATMAVILAFGLVVMAIYWGVDVALRRWLGQRAGATQFS; from the coding sequence ATGACGACGACCTCCTCGGCCCACACCCCGTCCGGGTCACCGCAGGAGTCGCCGTGGCCGATCTCCGGTGCGGCGCGCAGGGCCTTCGCGGCGAATGCCGCCATCGCCTGGCTCGGCGTCGTGCTCACCGTCATCCTCTCCGGGGTCGGTGCCTACACCTTCCAGGAGGTCGAGCCCGGTCTCTACGGCGAGCACCCCGACGGGCTCGCCGGGGTCGTCTCGCGACTCGGTGACACCGCGAGCTACTTCACCATCTGGTCCAACGTCGTCGTCGCCGTGACGATGACGCTGCTCGCCCGGCAACCGCTGCGGGCGACGCCGCTGCTGAGGGTGCTGCGCCTGGACAGCATCCTGATGATCACCATCACCGCCATCGTCTACGCGGTGCTGCTCGCGCCGAGCACCGAGGTCGTCGGCTGGTCCCGCCTCACCGACCCGGTCCTGCACCAGATCACCCCGGCGGTGACCGTCATCGTCTGGGTGGTGTTCGGCCCGCGGGGCTGGATCAACCGGCGCACGCTGCTCCCGGCACTGATCGTCCCCATCGTGTGGGTCGCATGGATCCTGCTGCGCGGCAGCGTGATCGACGCCTACCCCTACGACTTCGTCAACATCTCCGTCTACGGCGTCGGCCCGGTTGCGGCGACCATGGCCGTCATCCTGGCGTTCGGCCTCGTCGTCATGGCGATCTACTGGGGGGTCGACGTCGCCCTGCGCCGCTGGCTCGGCCAGCGCGCCGGGGCCACGCAGTTCAGCTGA
- a CDS encoding SDR family NAD(P)-dependent oxidoreductase: MPDAVIAAHGRVDGLLNVAGIIQPFVRRPGVRPDREGHGRELLGCGPHDQGVPAAPESRPQAAVVNVSSMGALAPVPGQSVYGASKAAVMLLTEALYTELKGSPVAVSVVFSGGVATHIAENSGAAIPG; the protein is encoded by the coding sequence CTGCCCGACGCCGTCATCGCCGCCCACGGCCGGGTCGACGGCCTGCTCAACGTCGCCGGCATCATCCAGCCCTTCGTCCGCCGACCTGGAGTACGGCCAGATCGAGAAGGTCATGGGCGTGAACTTCTGGGGTGTGGTCCACACGACCAAGGCGTTCCTGCCGCACCTGAGTCCCGCCCGCAGGCCGCCGTCGTCAACGTCTCGAGCATGGGTGCCCTGGCACCGGTCCCGGGCCAGTCGGTCTACGGCGCGAGCAAGGCGGCCGTCATGCTGCTCACCGAGGCGCTGTACACCGAGCTCAAGGGCAGCCCGGTGGCGGTGTCGGTCGTCTTCTCCGGTGGGGTGGCCACCCACATCGCGGAGAACTCTGGTGCGGCCATCCCTGGTTGA
- a CDS encoding ROK family protein: MSLTDPRRAAETTSGARQSSLRASNLSLVARTVCASPEPISRASVAKRTSMTRSTASRLADDLVAAGLLDELERAGTTGPGRPATPLVAGSGVAALGLQVNAGFLAARVVSLRGDVIGEHIEVDDLVGSPPVPTLERLAAIARDVLDGMPSGVRLVGGGLALPGVVSADTGTLLLAPNLGWADLRPVEHLPGDLLPEGAGVLRVGNEADLAARTVAEQTPGRPGPVRDFVYLSGEIGVGGAVVLGGEVMTGQHGWAGEIGHVTVDPDGPACPCGSTGCLERYAGRHAILDAAGMDRDSTAADLVSAVASGDAGAAKALDRAARALGIAVAGVLNVLDIPAVVLGGHLGQIADLLRPELERQLRTRVLSARWAEPTIVPAPVDPAPGATGAAMHELSSVIGTPVPWLTTTSAS; this comes from the coding sequence GTGTCGTTGACCGATCCGCGCCGCGCCGCCGAGACGACCTCGGGGGCCCGACAGTCATCGCTGCGGGCGAGCAACCTGTCGCTGGTCGCCCGCACGGTCTGTGCCTCCCCGGAGCCGATCTCGCGAGCGTCGGTCGCCAAGCGAACCTCGATGACCCGCTCCACGGCATCCCGCCTCGCCGACGACCTCGTCGCAGCCGGGCTGCTCGACGAGCTCGAGCGGGCGGGGACCACCGGCCCCGGCCGCCCGGCAACCCCGCTCGTGGCCGGCAGCGGCGTCGCCGCACTCGGCCTCCAGGTCAATGCCGGGTTCCTCGCTGCGCGGGTGGTCAGCCTGCGCGGCGACGTCATCGGTGAGCACATCGAGGTCGACGACCTCGTCGGGTCACCCCCGGTGCCGACGCTGGAGCGCCTCGCGGCGATCGCCCGCGACGTGCTCGACGGGATGCCGTCCGGCGTGCGTCTGGTGGGTGGCGGCCTCGCCCTGCCGGGGGTGGTGTCCGCCGACACCGGCACCCTCCTGCTCGCCCCCAACCTCGGGTGGGCCGACCTGCGACCCGTCGAGCACCTCCCCGGCGACCTACTCCCCGAGGGAGCCGGGGTGCTGCGCGTCGGGAACGAGGCCGACCTCGCGGCCCGCACCGTCGCCGAGCAGACCCCCGGGCGGCCGGGACCCGTGCGCGACTTCGTCTACCTCTCCGGCGAGATCGGGGTCGGTGGCGCCGTGGTGCTCGGGGGGGAGGTCATGACCGGCCAGCACGGCTGGGCCGGCGAGATCGGGCACGTGACGGTCGACCCCGACGGGCCCGCATGCCCGTGCGGCTCGACCGGCTGCCTCGAGCGGTACGCCGGCAGGCACGCGATCCTCGATGCCGCCGGGATGGACCGCGACAGCACCGCCGCCGACCTCGTCAGCGCCGTGGCGTCGGGGGATGCCGGCGCGGCGAAGGCACTGGACCGGGCGGCGCGCGCGCTCGGGATCGCGGTCGCCGGCGTGCTCAACGTCCTCGACATCCCCGCGGTCGTGCTCGGTGGGCACCTCGGCCAGATCGCCGACCTGCTGCGCCCAGAGCTCGAACGGCAGCTGAGGACTCGGGTGCTGTCTGCGCGGTGGGCCGAGCCGACGATCGTCCCCGCCCCGGTCGACCCCGCGCCGGGGGCGACCGGTGCCGCCATGCACGAGCTCTCGTCGGTGATCGGCACCCCCGTGCCCTGGCTGACCACGACATCGGCGTCGTGA
- the xylA gene encoding xylose isomerase → MTRQPIPQDKFSFGLWTVGWVGVDPFGSASRPALDPWEYSDNLAELGAWGVSFHDNDVFPFGADEATKRGILTRFKEATDAAGLVIEMVTTNTFSHPVFKDGGLTSNDRGVRRFGLRKILSAVDLAAEFGATTFVMWGGREGSEYDGSKDVHSAMDRYKEGLDTVAAHIKAQGYDLRIALEPKPNEPRGDIFLPTAGHALALIAELEHGDIVGLNPETGHEQMAGLNYTHGIGQALWSDKLFHIDLNGQRGLKYDQDLVFGHGDLVSAFFTVDLLENGFPNHPDGPRYTGPRHFDYKPSRTEYMDGVWESARACMATYLMLADKARAFRADPRVQDALGYAGVPDLAQPTLAEGESIADFLATDDGFDPDAAAERDFGFVALQQLALEHLIG, encoded by the coding sequence ATGACCCGCCAGCCCATCCCGCAGGACAAGTTCTCGTTCGGCCTGTGGACCGTCGGATGGGTCGGGGTCGACCCCTTCGGTTCCGCCAGCCGACCCGCCCTCGACCCGTGGGAGTACAGCGACAACCTCGCCGAGCTCGGCGCGTGGGGGGTCTCCTTCCACGACAACGACGTCTTCCCGTTCGGCGCCGACGAGGCGACCAAGCGCGGCATCCTCACGCGGTTCAAGGAGGCGACCGACGCGGCCGGGCTCGTCATCGAGATGGTCACGACGAACACCTTCAGCCACCCGGTGTTCAAGGACGGTGGGCTCACCTCCAACGACCGCGGCGTGCGCCGGTTCGGGCTGCGCAAGATCCTCTCCGCCGTCGACCTCGCCGCCGAGTTCGGCGCGACCACCTTCGTCATGTGGGGCGGTCGCGAGGGCAGCGAGTACGACGGCTCCAAGGACGTCCACAGCGCGATGGACCGCTACAAGGAGGGGCTGGACACCGTCGCCGCCCACATCAAGGCCCAGGGCTACGACCTGCGCATCGCCCTGGAGCCCAAGCCCAACGAGCCCCGCGGTGACATCTTCCTGCCGACCGCCGGTCACGCGCTCGCCCTCATCGCCGAGCTCGAGCACGGCGACATCGTCGGCCTCAACCCCGAGACCGGCCACGAGCAGATGGCAGGGCTGAACTACACCCACGGCATCGGGCAGGCCCTGTGGAGCGACAAGCTCTTCCACATCGACCTCAACGGGCAGCGGGGGCTGAAGTACGACCAGGACCTCGTCTTCGGTCACGGCGACCTCGTGTCGGCCTTCTTCACCGTCGACCTGCTCGAGAACGGCTTCCCCAACCACCCCGACGGCCCGCGCTACACCGGCCCCCGACACTTCGACTACAAGCCCTCGCGCACCGAGTACATGGACGGCGTCTGGGAGTCCGCCCGGGCGTGCATGGCGACGTACCTCATGCTCGCCGACAAGGCCCGCGCCTTCCGGGCCGACCCGCGCGTGCAGGACGCGCTGGGCTACGCCGGGGTCCCCGACCTCGCCCAGCCGACCTTGGCCGAGGGTGAGAGCATCGCCGACTTCCTCGCCACCGACGACGGCTTCGACCCGGATGCCGCCGCGGAACGCGACTTCGGTTTCGTCGCCCTCCAGCAGCTCGCGCTGGAGCACCTCATCGGCTGA